In the genome of Candida albicans SC5314 chromosome 6, complete sequence, the window tttaattttttctaatCTTTTAAGGGCTCGTAATTTTTTACGACTTTGAGCTTCTAAAACTTTTTTAATTGGTCGAGcatttaattgtttttgtttttctttaatggCAATTGCTGCTTCTTTAGTGATGGgtttaattaatttggaatgttttttttcatcatcaataaacCAATCAGGTAAATTATCTTTATCTCTGAATGAATATCTATTGATTccttcatcaattaaatcatatttgtttttttgtccTAATGCAACTTGATGAGCTAATGTCATGGCTTCAACTGTAGCAAGATCGactttttgttgatgtGTAGTGGATTTAGTAGTAGTCGAcacttcatcatcatcagaattcattgattcatcatcatcatcatcgtctgatttttgattaggtacaatttcaaaatcactttcttcttcatcgtTGTCACCGTCATCATTTTCGTTGTTGTCGTTGGCAACTTGTTCTTGTATTGATTCGACCATTTTCCCATTACTGCCTttggttttattttcaatttcttctaaaATAACATCATCActtaattcattaaaaatCGAATCGgatgcaaaaaaattacgAGCAGTTCTAGACAATGATCCATTTGACTTTTTCTCAGCTATAAGTCTTATAtgttcatcatcatcatcatcagatTCAGATTCCATTTCATAATCTTTTCCAGActcaacatcatcattatcttcttcaatacCATTCCATGCTTCATCGTCGGCATCACCACGAGCTTGTTTGGCACGATAATTGGCATCTCTTTCAGCTTTTCTAGcttgatattgatgatacATATCatccaattgattttccaattcatcCAATTCATCAGCAGAATCTTTATCGTTATCATTTATCTCTTCTTCGTCGATATGaatttcattatctttGGCAAgttcttcatcattaaaaatcattttctttttaccTTTAGCTAATTTATCCAATTGACCGGTTTTTTCCGCcgttttcaaattaaataatgaatctGCACCAATTTGGGCTGCTTCTATACCAATATTCATATCAGTTAACatattcatttgatttctaataatttctttttgttttaattcattagcattttttttcaatcgTTTAgccttttgtttttgtttattgattaaatcttgtaattcttgatcaattttttgttcttcagTCAATGGTTCAACCTcaatttttggattttcttcttcttcttctttttcatctttatcTATACCAAGAATATCTCTGGCTTGTTTTCTAAATTTAAGAATCattttaa includes:
- the SPB1 gene encoding 27S pre-rRNA (guanosine2922-2'-O)-methyltransferase (Putative AdoMet-dependent methyltransferase; Hap43-induced; repressed by prostaglandins; possibly essential gene, disruptants not obtained by UAU1 method; Spider biofilm induced), with protein sequence MGKQQKKHSKGRLDRYYYLAKEKGYRARSSFKIIQINEKYGHFLEKSKVVIDLCAAPGSWCQVASQLCPINSLIIGVDIVPIKPLPNVITFQSDITTEDCRSRLRGHMKTWKADTVLHDGAPNVGLGWVQDAFTQSQLTLQALKLAVENLTAGGTFVTKIFRSRDYNNLMWVFQQLFEKVEATKPPASRNVSAEIFVVCKGFKAPKKLDPRLLDPKEVFEELGGGNESKQNNEAKIFNPEKFSSQRQRQGYQEGDYTLFHTMPIMDFIKQDDPINQLGSLNKFDLPAPKDDDNDDDDHDHEWKILSKLKLCTPELLECIKDLKVLGRKEFKMILKFRKQARDILGIDKDEKEEEEENPKIEVEPLTEEQKIDQELQDLINKQKQKAKRLKKNANELKQKEIIRNQMNMLTDMNIGIEAAQIGADSLFNLKTAEKTGQLDKLAKGKKKMIFNDEELAKDNEIHIDEEEINDNDKDSADELDELENQLDDMYHQYQARKAERDANYRAKQARGDADDEAWNGIEEDNDDVESGKDYEMESESDDDDDEHIRLIAEKKSNGSLSRTARNFFASDSIFNELSDDVILEEIENKTKGSNGKMVESIQEQVANDNNENDDGDNDEEESDFEIVPNQKSDDDDDDESMNSDDDEVSTTTKSTTHQQKVDLATVEAMTLAHQVALGQKNKYDLIDEGINRYSFRDKDNLPDWFIDDEKKHSKLIKPITKEAAIAIKEKQKQLNARPIKKVLEAQSRKKLRALKRLEKIKKKSDLINEDSGKSERDKADEISKLMKKLNKKQKQKPKTTVVVARGSNRGLSGRPKGVKGKYKMVDGVMKNEQRALKRIAKKYKK